CGGCACTgaacaaaaatacatacaaatgcaaagatatatgtatttgaGGATGTTGACGCGTCGCCAGAACTTGAGAATTCCAAGAAGCGGTAAAAACGGGTGAGACGAAGGTGGTTGCGGAGTTGGGGAGGGGAATGTAGCTGTCAACAGCTACGTAAACTGGCTCTCCCATTTTTCTGGGTAAACCTTGCTCTTTCTCATCTGAAAAGGCACTGTTATACTAACACCGATGCAGAGGAAGAGCGAGATCGCTGAGAGTGGGAAGGCGGTTGGAGGGGCTCGGTGTCGAACAGGGGGTTCAAGGAACGAAGCCAATACGCAGGCAGCAAATAAAATCCGATTGGCGACTTTCAAATGCGCTACCATCATTAAATggatataaatacatttatctctatcaaataaaaaagtgtTGCCTACTAACTGTCGACCCGTAATGGTAAATATAGTATAAGTAAACTGTGGTCCTACTTTTAACCTTCATCCTTACacaatttaatattcaaaatgaAGACAGTCTACATTTTTAGCTTGAGCTTAATACAAAAGAGATAATTTATTGGGCCTaggtggcgtatgagtaataaaCGTATACTGAATATTTTCTAATAACTTGTTTTCTAGGTAAAGTAAGGAAAACTGTATTTTCTAATATGATAAAAATTGGTGAACAGAAAAACATATGTGTGTCACAGAAATTCCATTGCACCCCACAGTTTGTAGGGTGTCAATATCAGCCAAATTGCTGACGACGACAAAAGGCGGCTCTCTCATAAGCGGAAGCAAAAAGAGAGAGCGTCGCCGCCAGGCCCTGTAGTTCTGCGTTTATGGCACGATAAGAATGAGatatttcttaaaaatgttgtaaattaGTTAGCTAAGAGCGTAATTAATATCAATACAAATTTAACACAATGGTAATAGgcaatcaattgaatttttcaaataaatgcaaaaccattaacaacataaaaaataattatttttgtttgaagAGAAAAGCCTGAAATAAATTGACAATATTTGAGatgacaaattaaaatgtttatcaaATACGTGATCACGATATTGCGTACGCGACTCTTAGCTGTTTCCGCATAAACGCGCGTTTGACTCATTCTCATTCATAGCCACTCTCTCGCCCCCTCTCTCACGCGCACCCTATCAATATGCCATTTGTGGACCCCTCAGCGTCGCACATATACGCGCCATATCTCCAACCATGCCGCCCCAAAACcgattttcagtttttgaCCTTCAAGGTTCCTTCAcggcgagcgagagagagagtgagagtgaGAGCGCGGCTCGCAGTCGCGGTCGGCGccggcagcgcagcagcagcggcagcgaaaAGTGAGCACCAGTCGGCGAGTGAATTCAATTTTGTAAAAAACGTTCCGAGCGTTTGGACGCGTGCAGCGGACGAAAATAAAACACGTCGAGAGCGAGAATCGTGTGTGTGGACACTCAAAGACTCAAAATTGAAACCAACTCGAAAAGGTTGCACTGCAAATGCCCAAGTAGAAAAGCCAACGCGAGTGTGCAAATCGATTACGAAAATTGTAaacgctttttttttgccgtgtgAGTGCAAGCGCATAAGATCGAAGAAAAACAGCCAGAGCGAAAAAGAACCGAAAAAAGGCAGAGagaaccaaaaaagaaaaaagcaaaaaaaaccGCAGGAAAACACCAACATAATAATGGATCGGGAGCTGAACGGGGCGATGAAGAGCGTGTCCATAAATAGCGCCCAACTGAATGGTCACAATAACGGTGGCGGGCTAGATGAAACGGAccgcgtgggcgtggcacaggGGGCGGCACTGAGTGCAACAgagaaaataacaacaacgacgGCGGCAGCTACAAAATCAGCGACAGCGACCACAAATGCAAccacagcaacagccacaACCACAAATCTTACAACTCACAGCCCGCAGCAAATTGCACTCTTATCCGCTGCAGAGAAAAGTAAGATGGTGCACGAGTTATGTCAGCAGCTGCTTCTAACGGACGAACAGGTGCAGGAGCTGTGCTACCGCATCCTGCACGAGCTGCGCCGCGGCCTGGCCAAGGATACGCATCCCAAGGCGAATGTCAAGTGCTTCGTAACATATGTGCAGGATCTACCCAATGGCAATGAGCGTGGCAAGTTCCTGGCCTTGGATCTTGGTGGCACCAACTTCCGGGTGCTGCTCATCCACCTGCAGGAGAACAACGATTTCCAAATGGAGTCCCGCATCTATGCCATACCGCAGCACATTATGATTGGATCGGGTACGCAGCTATTCGATCACATCGCCGAATGTCTGTCCAACTTTATGGCCGAGCACAATGTGTACAAGGAGCGTTTGCCACTCGGTTTCACCTTCTCGTTCCCGCTGCGCCAATTGGGTCTGACCAAGGGCCTGCTGGAGACCTGGACCAAGGGCTTCAACTGCGCCGGCGTCGTCAACGAGGATGTTGTCCAGCTGCTGAAGGATGCCATCGCACGGCGCGGCGATGTCCAGATCGATGTGTGTGCCATACTCAATGACACCACTGGCACGCTGATGAGCTGCGCCTGGAAGAATCACAACTGCAAGATCGGTCTGATTGTCGGCACCGGTGCAAATGCCTGCTATATGGAGCGggtggaggaggcggagcTCTTCGCCGCCGAGGATCCACGCAAGAAGCACGTCCTGATCAACACGGAATGGGGCGCATTCGGCGACAATGGCGCACTGGACTTTGTGCGCACCGAATTCGATCGAGACATCGATGTGCACAGCATCAATCCGGGCAAGCAGACGTTCGAGAAGATGATATCGGGCATGTATATGGGCGAGCTGGTGCGTCTGGTGCTGGTGAAGATGACCCAGGCGGGTATACTGTTCAATGGACAGGATTCCGAAGTGCTGAACACCCGCGGACTGTTCTTTACCAAGTATGTGAGCGAAATTGAAGCGGACGAGCCAGGCAACTTCACCAATTGCCGCCTGGTGCTGGAGGAGCTCGGTCTGACCAATGCCACCGACGGGGACTGCGCCAATGTACGGTACATCTGCGAGTGCGTCTCGAAACGGGCTGCCCACCTGGTGTCCGCCGGCATTGCCACGCTGATCAACAAAATGGACGAGCCAACGGTGACGGTGGGCGTCGATGGCAGTGTGTACCGCTTCCATCCCAAGTTCCATAACCTGATGGTCGAGAAGATCTCGCAGCTGATCAAGCCGGGCATCACCTTCGATCTGATGCTGTCCGAGGACGGTTCCGGTCGTGGAGCTGCCCTGGTGGCAGCCGTCGCCTGTCGCGAGGACATACTCAATGGCAAGAAGTAGGGTGGATAGGGAGCTGGATATGaaccaggaggaggagccgctggagcagctggagcagtcCTAAGAGATACACAACCACAGAAACAGCAGAGCAAATGAGAAACACCTAGTAAACGGCCAcggtggcgtatgcgtaataattGCAGTAGAGCCACGCTAACTCACAAAAGCCCTATAGccaaaagatataaaaaaaatgaagctGCCACGACGAAAAGTAATCGAAAAGCCCACGAAAAACCTCTATATGCATACGTAGGGCATTTGCGAGTTGGCGCGACTTGGCTTTAGTATTTTAATTAGGCAAAAACCAGGTTTTTAACTACAAACACAAGCGTAACAGAAAACCCCCACTAAGAGACAGAAGATCTGTGGCATTCTATCTCTTTCTCTCCTAgttaaagaaaacaaagaagaaaaaaaacactatGCTTAATGATTATGGatcgattttcgatttttgttgaaaatttgttatgctattatatatatatatattttacaagaAAACATAATATACACACACTAAAAACATAATGTATATGTTTGGGTATATATAGTACAATTTGTGAAGCGAatttcttttcgatttcgattgaaacaacacatttttttggtAATTCCCTGCCCAAAAGACCCCTAAAACCTAAACCCTGCCCCTAAAACCCCCTAAAAAAACAGAGATACTTAAGAGCAAGTGAGAAAAGAAACTGTTATACTACTGTGCTACAAGCATTCTAGCATATCCTGCAGGACAACGGAAAGAAAAACTGTAAAACCGCACATTgttaaagcaaaaacaaaaacgagaaaagcaacaaaaaacaagccGCTACAGAAGAGACAGAAACAGAGGGATGGAaaggaagagagagagagagagagcgagcgagcgagagaaagagagagaggacTACTAGGTAATGCTACGGTGTCCTTTCTGTAAttgtaaatgtttatataGAACCTATTACGAAGCGTTATATGATAATactgcatacatatatatttacatatatataaatataaatatgatatatttaGCCACTATAttactgatttttttttgtaatgtATTGCTTGTCTTTGTTTAGtgaatttgtttgttgttaacACTTAAGCAGGTAAACtctaaacaaaaataaactgttttttttccttttgatATAGAAACGCACTTTGTGAGctattatttatgtaattGTACATTTGACCTAGTTTAGTGTTTAGTTCTTATCTTAGTTTCTAAATGTCGTCGAAGAAGCCAGCAATACAACCCCACCCCCTAAAAAAAACCCAACCCACGGAGCccttaattatatttaattattgtttacgAA
This Drosophila simulans strain w501 chromosome X, Prin_Dsim_3.1, whole genome shotgun sequence DNA region includes the following protein-coding sequences:
- the LOC27206589 gene encoding hexokinase type 2 produces the protein MDRELNGAMKSVSINSAQLNGHNNGGGLDETDRVGVAQGAALSATEKITTTTAAATKSATATTNATTATATTTNLTTHSPQQIALLSAAEKSKMVHELCQQLLLTDEQVQELCYRILHELRRGLAKDTHPKANVKCFVTYVQDLPNGNERGKFLALDLGGTNFRVLLIHLQENNDFQMESRIYAIPQHIMIGSGTQLFDHIAECLSNFMAEHNVYKERLPLGFTFSFPLRQLGLTKGLLETWTKGFNCAGVVNEDVVQLLKDAIARRGDVQIDVCAILNDTTGTLMSCAWKNHNCKIGLIVGTGANACYMERVEEAELFAAEDPRKKHVLINTEWGAFGDNGALDFVRTEFDRDIDVHSINPGKQTFEKMISGMYMGELVRLVLVKMTQAGILFNGQDSEVLNTRGLFFTKYVSEIEADEPGNFTNCRLVLEELGLTNATDGDCANVRYICECVSKRAAHLVSAGIATLINKMDEPTVTVGVDGSVYRFHPKFHNLMVEKISQLIKPGITFDLMLSEDGSGRGAALVAAVACREDILNGKK